From a single Arachnia propionica genomic region:
- a CDS encoding MFS transporter, which yields MMLAALRNRAYARLFAAQVLALVGTGLLTVALGLLAVDVAGNEAGIVMGTALTIRIIAFVTISPVMSALVNRLPRTTVLVGSDAVRATMALVLPFATEPWQIYLLIFGLQAASATFTPTFQAVIPQVLPDEDEYTAALSLSRLAYDLESLLSPALAAVLLTVMSYHNLFAGTVFGFLASIALVLWARPPAPVPDAQSPFRDRLTRGVRIFLRTPDLRALLVLNLVVACGTAMVLVNTAVLVKTRLGGDDSGVAWLLAAYGAGSMLVALVLPRVLTRLPDLSAMRSGAVLLPTALALAAATIYMPSGSVHWLALGLIWLLLGAATSLIATPSSRLLRRSAEAKDQPAVFAAQFSLSHACYLVAYPTAGWLGTWLSLPATSLLLAVIAAAATVTSWPLARSRPPEGSLLAMLTLRK from the coding sequence ATGATGCTGGCCGCGCTGCGCAACCGCGCCTATGCCCGGTTGTTCGCCGCGCAGGTACTGGCCCTGGTCGGGACGGGACTGCTGACGGTGGCCCTCGGCCTGCTGGCCGTCGATGTCGCGGGGAACGAGGCCGGAATCGTCATGGGCACCGCCCTGACGATCCGCATCATCGCATTCGTGACGATCTCGCCGGTGATGTCCGCCCTGGTGAACCGGTTGCCCCGGACCACGGTGCTGGTCGGCTCCGATGCGGTGCGCGCGACCATGGCGCTGGTCCTGCCGTTCGCCACAGAACCCTGGCAAATCTATCTGCTGATCTTCGGCCTGCAGGCCGCCTCCGCCACCTTCACGCCCACCTTCCAGGCCGTCATCCCGCAGGTCCTGCCAGATGAGGACGAGTACACGGCGGCGTTGTCGTTGTCGCGGCTGGCCTACGATCTGGAGTCGCTGCTCTCCCCCGCCCTGGCGGCCGTCCTGCTGACCGTGATGAGCTACCACAACCTGTTCGCGGGCACCGTGTTCGGTTTTCTGGCCTCGATCGCGCTGGTGCTCTGGGCACGCCCGCCCGCCCCGGTGCCCGATGCCCAGTCCCCCTTCCGGGACCGACTGACCCGCGGGGTTCGCATCTTCCTGCGCACACCGGATCTGCGGGCCCTGCTGGTGCTCAACCTGGTGGTTGCCTGCGGCACGGCGATGGTTCTGGTCAACACCGCCGTGCTGGTGAAGACCCGGCTGGGTGGTGACGACTCCGGGGTGGCGTGGTTGCTGGCCGCCTACGGCGCCGGGTCGATGCTGGTGGCACTTGTCCTTCCCCGGGTCCTGACAAGGCTTCCGGACCTTTCCGCGATGAGGAGCGGGGCCGTTCTGCTTCCCACAGCCCTGGCACTAGCTGCCGCAACCATCTACATGCCGTCGGGGTCAGTCCACTGGCTGGCCCTGGGGCTCATCTGGCTCCTCCTGGGGGCCGCCACGTCACTGATTGCGACACCTTCATCACGCCTGCTCCGCCGTTCGGCCGAAGCGAAGGACCAGCCAGCCGTGTTTGCGGCGCAGTTCTCCCTGAGTCACGCCTGCTATCTGGTTGCCTATCCGACGGCAGGCTGGCTGGGCACATGGTTGTCCCTACCCGCAACCTCGCTCCTGCTGGCTGTCATAGCTGCCGCAGCGACCGTTACCTCCTGGCCACTGGCCCGCTCCAGGCCACCCGAGGGGTCACTTTTGGCAATGCTAACCTTGCGCAAGTGA
- a CDS encoding ABC transporter permease gives MSVWDWLRFGGGILALVATSILLLRLHGVALRWLPFTAVLRAAMQLAAISVLLSGVNQWPWLVLGFIALMLSTASWTGASRAEVLPGGRRNAVISVVVGGTSSLFLTLLVGLISPTPQHVVAIAGSVIGNSMNIVTLTSRRIWAALDAHRGEVEGWLALGATPSQATTWLRRNAVRESLLPNLDQTRNTGLVTLPGAFIGALFGGTNPVGAAMFQLTMLSAILVSAVVTGTLFSALSGRSPVLPAPQDS, from the coding sequence GTGAGTGTGTGGGACTGGCTGCGGTTCGGCGGTGGAATTCTGGCACTCGTCGCCACGTCGATTCTTCTGCTGCGGCTGCACGGGGTGGCGTTGCGATGGTTGCCTTTCACGGCGGTTCTACGAGCGGCAATGCAGTTGGCAGCAATTTCTGTGCTGCTGAGCGGCGTCAACCAGTGGCCCTGGCTGGTGCTGGGGTTCATTGCGTTGATGCTCTCCACCGCATCCTGGACAGGAGCCTCCAGAGCAGAGGTGCTGCCCGGCGGCAGGCGCAATGCCGTGATCTCTGTCGTCGTGGGAGGAACGTCCTCCTTGTTCCTGACTCTCCTGGTCGGGTTGATCTCACCTACGCCCCAACATGTGGTGGCCATTGCCGGCAGCGTCATTGGCAACTCCATGAACATAGTCACCCTGACTTCGCGCAGGATCTGGGCTGCTCTCGATGCCCACCGTGGAGAGGTGGAAGGTTGGCTGGCTCTGGGGGCGACCCCGTCCCAGGCAACCACCTGGCTCCGGCGTAATGCGGTGAGGGAATCCCTGCTTCCGAACCTCGACCAGACTCGCAACACAGGCCTGGTTACCCTGCCCGGGGCCTTCATCGGCGCGCTGTTCGGAGGCACCAACCCCGTCGGGGCCGCTATGTTCCAGCTGACCATGCTCTCCGCAATCCTCGTCAGTGCAGTGGTGACGGGGACGTTGTTCTCCGCTCTGAGCGGACGCAGCCCTGTGTTGCCTGCTCCTCAGGATTCCTGA
- a CDS encoding helix-turn-helix domain-containing protein encodes MVGLRQRKKQAAMRHIQHTAFALFEEKGFDNVTVEQVAEAADVSQSSIYRYFGTKEGLVFRDEYDDAVFGTILAELEAGATILDALNKGIGGVIEEHFHHDRDITLARTKLWASHEGIRVAVGLYLTKLSEKAVEAVVTGGRYDEMEARFIVAALVNGMLSAVLSWQQGGASSSLEEYMNRGLSALARVFREN; translated from the coding sequence GTGGTAGGACTCAGACAGCGCAAGAAACAGGCCGCCATGCGGCACATCCAGCACACGGCTTTCGCTTTGTTCGAGGAGAAGGGCTTCGACAACGTCACGGTCGAACAGGTGGCCGAAGCGGCCGATGTGTCGCAGTCGAGCATCTACCGCTATTTCGGAACCAAGGAAGGGCTCGTGTTCCGGGACGAGTACGACGACGCGGTCTTCGGGACGATACTGGCGGAGCTCGAAGCCGGGGCGACGATCCTGGATGCTCTCAACAAGGGCATTGGTGGCGTTATCGAGGAACACTTCCACCACGACCGCGACATCACCCTGGCCAGGACGAAGCTGTGGGCGTCGCACGAGGGTATCCGGGTGGCTGTCGGGTTGTACCTGACGAAACTCTCGGAGAAGGCGGTTGAGGCCGTCGTGACGGGAGGGCGTTACGACGAGATGGAGGCGCGATTCATAGTGGCGGCGCTGGTGAACGGGATGCTGTCCGCCGTCTTGAGCTGGCAGCAGGGTGGGGCATCGAGTTCTTTGGAGGAATACATGAACCGTGGCTTGTCCGCCCTAGCTCGGGTGTTCCGGGAGAACTGA
- a CDS encoding class I SAM-dependent methyltransferase, with protein MSTVPESLPFAHRPTETAPGHWVLARAGKRVLRPGGLGLTRAMLGRCSLGDKDVIELAPGLGRTAKEILSAAPSSYTGVDGDATAAARVNEVVKSSGGSCLQGDAAKTGLDDACADAVIGEAMLTMQSPRGKAEIVTEAARLLRPGGIYAIHELGLTPDDIDPDIGSEISKALARSIHVNARPMTLAQWSELLTVHGLVVEWTSTAPMSLLKLGRNFADEGVTGVLRIAKNLIVQPDLRRRVMSMRRTFTTYESSMRGVALVARKPS; from the coding sequence GTGAGTACAGTTCCTGAATCACTTCCCTTCGCACATCGGCCAACCGAAACGGCTCCGGGACACTGGGTGCTGGCTCGCGCGGGCAAACGAGTACTACGGCCCGGGGGATTGGGGCTGACCCGCGCCATGCTCGGACGCTGCTCCCTTGGTGACAAGGACGTGATCGAGTTGGCCCCCGGCCTCGGACGCACCGCGAAGGAAATCCTCTCGGCGGCTCCTAGCTCCTACACAGGAGTTGACGGCGACGCAACGGCAGCGGCGCGCGTCAACGAGGTGGTGAAGTCATCGGGCGGTTCCTGTCTCCAGGGAGATGCCGCGAAAACTGGACTCGACGACGCCTGCGCGGACGCAGTGATCGGCGAAGCCATGCTCACAATGCAGAGCCCGCGCGGAAAGGCGGAGATCGTCACCGAGGCGGCCCGGCTCCTGCGGCCCGGCGGCATTTATGCAATCCACGAGCTGGGATTGACACCGGACGACATCGACCCGGACATCGGATCGGAGATCTCAAAGGCGCTTGCCAGATCCATCCACGTCAACGCCAGGCCCATGACCCTGGCGCAGTGGAGCGAGTTGCTGACCGTCCACGGATTGGTCGTCGAATGGACCAGCACCGCCCCAATGTCCCTGTTGAAACTGGGCCGCAACTTCGCGGACGAGGGAGTCACCGGGGTGTTGCGCATAGCGAAAAACCTGATCGTCCAGCCCGACCTACGTCGCAGGGTCATGTCCATGCGGCGGACCTTCACCACATATGAATCATCAATGCGCGGGGTCGCGCTGGTGGCCCGCAAACCCTCCTGA
- a CDS encoding alpha/beta hydrolase, with product MTFYRGADGTELWFDEIGPADAEPAIVLAGGPARHPAYLCDLAGLCGSNRLVLPHLRGVGKSPVTQEPGRATWVGQAEDIALLDQALGGGPKLVLAHSAGARIAVRYLQQNPSRVKGLVLITPAVDWLVRAVSDRQEIAERRMKEEAFRDAWRVVTGPRTYRDEPTFNQWQRAIAPAGYAHWGETEQAHSKVGECRLEVALAYLGAEPPGDLLDRLGQIEVPVLSIAGSEDALVGCSPVRALSDVCARGEFVAIDDCGHYPWVEQPAAFISVISGFTDSLLFWSPDETPGDQQDQALF from the coding sequence ATGACCTTTTATAGAGGTGCTGACGGGACCGAACTGTGGTTCGATGAGATCGGCCCGGCCGATGCTGAGCCGGCGATCGTGCTAGCCGGTGGGCCCGCCCGCCATCCCGCCTACCTGTGCGACCTGGCTGGGCTCTGTGGGAGCAACCGGCTGGTCCTGCCGCACCTGCGGGGAGTGGGGAAATCTCCCGTCACGCAGGAGCCTGGACGCGCCACCTGGGTGGGGCAGGCCGAGGATATCGCCCTGCTCGATCAGGCGCTCGGGGGCGGACCCAAACTGGTGCTGGCTCACTCGGCGGGGGCCCGGATCGCCGTTCGGTACCTTCAGCAGAATCCCTCGCGGGTCAAGGGCCTCGTGCTGATCACCCCGGCCGTTGACTGGCTGGTTCGCGCCGTCTCCGACAGGCAGGAAATCGCGGAGCGGCGCATGAAAGAAGAGGCCTTCCGTGACGCGTGGCGGGTCGTCACCGGCCCCAGGACCTACCGTGACGAACCGACGTTCAATCAGTGGCAACGGGCGATCGCCCCGGCGGGGTACGCCCACTGGGGGGAGACGGAGCAGGCCCACTCGAAGGTAGGGGAATGCCGACTGGAGGTGGCCCTGGCCTATCTGGGGGCCGAGCCCCCTGGCGATCTGCTCGACCGGCTCGGCCAGATCGAGGTTCCCGTCCTGAGCATCGCAGGGAGCGAGGACGCCTTGGTCGGCTGCTCACCGGTGCGTGCGTTGTCCGATGTTTGTGCCCGAGGTGAGTTCGTGGCGATCGATGACTGTGGGCACTATCCGTGGGTCGAACAGCCCGCGGCGTTCATCTCGGTGATCTCGGGTTTCACTGATTCGCTCCTGTTCTGGTCTCCCGATGAGACACCGGGGGACCAACAGGACCAAGCGCTCTTCTGA
- a CDS encoding ArsR family transcriptional regulator → MHADKPVIDSPTPEHIDLAVAVFSMLAEPTRVRIILALQDRELSVGQIA, encoded by the coding sequence ATGCATGCAGATAAGCCTGTCATCGATTCGCCCACCCCGGAGCACATTGACCTCGCCGTGGCGGTCTTCTCGATGCTGGCCGAGCCGACGAGGGTGCGCATCATCCTGGCACTGCAGGACCGTGAGCTCTCCGTCGGGCAAATCGCCTAG
- a CDS encoding cupin domain-containing protein yields the protein MTANPTLSYVHGMAPMIEINEDATVSRTIMKAETCRVVLFSFDKDQALSEHTAAMPAVVQVLEGRLRIDADGQSVELVPGDILHFGTRLPHAVLALEPSKMLLLMLDPNEKGDKKEK from the coding sequence ATGACCGCCAATCCCACCCTGAGCTACGTCCACGGCATGGCCCCCATGATCGAGATCAACGAGGACGCCACCGTTTCCCGCACCATCATGAAAGCGGAGACCTGCCGCGTGGTGCTGTTCTCCTTCGACAAGGATCAGGCCCTGAGCGAACACACCGCCGCGATGCCCGCCGTGGTCCAGGTCCTCGAGGGCCGGCTACGCATTGACGCCGATGGGCAGAGCGTCGAGCTCGTCCCCGGGGATATCCTGCACTTCGGCACTCGCCTCCCCCACGCCGTCCTCGCCCTGGAACCCAGCAAGATGCTGCTGCTGATGCTTGACCCCAACGAGAAGGGCGACAAGAAGGAGAAGTGA
- a CDS encoding SprT family zinc-dependent metalloprotease, with protein sequence MKNIRLRIIPPGGNVVVSAPLGVPSGRISRFIREQRPWIDRKREQLRETALEADRLEDGGRVRLWGRWYDVECGRGDRARAWVAGHRLIITGAGEVARERAIAMFRRSEMERVSRPLFDSWVPVMGVPQPALIRYRAMRTRWGSCNHRTRAITLNTALVRLPVAALEYVVVHELAHLKHAGHGKEFWSLVAAAIPDHLERRRHLNTYTM encoded by the coding sequence ATGAAAAATATCCGTCTGCGGATCATTCCGCCTGGGGGAAATGTGGTGGTTTCGGCCCCGCTCGGCGTTCCGTCGGGACGGATAAGTCGGTTCATCCGGGAACAGCGGCCCTGGATAGATCGGAAGCGCGAGCAGCTGCGAGAAACGGCCCTTGAGGCCGACCGGCTCGAGGACGGGGGGAGGGTCAGATTGTGGGGCAGATGGTACGACGTGGAGTGCGGGCGAGGAGACCGGGCTCGCGCCTGGGTTGCCGGCCATCGGCTGATAATTACGGGGGCGGGTGAAGTAGCCAGGGAACGAGCCATCGCCATGTTCCGACGCAGTGAAATGGAACGCGTTTCCCGGCCACTGTTCGACTCGTGGGTGCCGGTCATGGGGGTGCCGCAACCAGCCCTGATCCGATATCGCGCTATGCGTACCAGATGGGGTTCGTGCAATCACCGGACCAGGGCGATCACTCTCAATACGGCCTTAGTGAGGCTTCCCGTAGCCGCTCTCGAGTACGTGGTCGTGCATGAGCTGGCTCACCTGAAACATGCCGGCCACGGCAAGGAATTCTGGTCTTTGGTGGCGGCAGCCATCCCAGATCATCTTGAACGGAGAAGGCATCTCAACACCTACACGATGTGA
- a CDS encoding metallophosphoesterase family protein, with protein MRFIATADWQLGMTAHFLDDEARARFHQARLDTVAEIGRIAAQRDAGFVVVGGDVFESNQLDRSILLRAFEALRACPVPVLLVPGNHDPLDASSIYRSRAFEDRCPSHVVVARSSEPFELVPGVEVVAAPWFSKRPEVDLVAAACAGLEPPAEGMTRILVGHGAVVDLNPDRESLATIDDVALAARIREGLIHFAVLGDRHSLTEVAPGIWYPGTPEVTARRETAPGNVLLVEISGASPRVEVIRTGRWSFTVLEEDLSSSVDVNRLIARLQGLPNKECTAVWLKLRGTLSVRESARLDAELTELGPLFARLDTWKRHTDLVVLPDDHDFADLGLTGFASDALQELVGLGAESTTARDALSLLYRFSGELA; from the coding sequence ATGAGGTTCATCGCAACCGCTGACTGGCAACTGGGAATGACCGCCCATTTCCTGGATGACGAAGCTCGCGCACGTTTTCACCAGGCTCGGCTTGATACCGTGGCCGAGATCGGTCGGATCGCCGCGCAGCGTGATGCTGGTTTCGTGGTGGTCGGTGGTGACGTGTTCGAATCGAACCAACTTGACCGTTCGATTCTCCTCCGGGCTTTCGAAGCTCTACGCGCCTGTCCGGTACCGGTGCTATTGGTCCCGGGCAACCACGACCCCCTGGACGCGTCCTCCATCTATCGGTCGCGGGCTTTCGAGGATCGGTGCCCCTCTCATGTCGTCGTCGCGAGGAGCTCGGAGCCCTTCGAACTGGTGCCCGGGGTCGAGGTGGTGGCAGCCCCCTGGTTCTCGAAACGCCCAGAGGTTGATCTCGTGGCGGCAGCCTGCGCCGGCCTTGAACCTCCTGCCGAGGGTATGACCCGGATCCTGGTGGGACACGGCGCGGTGGTCGATCTCAACCCGGACCGGGAATCGCTGGCCACCATCGATGATGTGGCCCTGGCAGCACGGATCCGCGAGGGTCTGATTCACTTCGCGGTCCTGGGGGACAGGCACTCCCTCACCGAAGTGGCCCCCGGGATCTGGTACCCGGGCACTCCAGAGGTGACCGCCCGCCGCGAGACCGCCCCCGGCAACGTCCTGCTCGTGGAGATCTCCGGTGCTTCCCCGCGGGTGGAGGTGATCCGGACTGGTCGCTGGAGCTTCACCGTGCTGGAGGAAGACCTCTCCTCCAGCGTTGACGTGAACCGGCTGATCGCTCGCCTGCAGGGACTGCCCAACAAGGAATGTACCGCGGTCTGGCTGAAACTGCGAGGCACCCTGTCGGTCAGGGAATCCGCGCGACTCGATGCGGAACTCACCGAATTGGGGCCCCTGTTCGCCAGGCTTGACACGTGGAAACGCCACACCGATCTCGTGGTTCTCCCCGACGATCACGACTTCGCGGATCTGGGACTGACCGGCTTCGCCTCTGATGCCTTGCAGGAGCTGGTCGGGCTGGGCGCCGAAAGCACCACCGCGAGGGACGCCCTGTCCCTGCTCTACCGGTTTTCAGGAGAACTGGCATGA
- a CDS encoding ATP-binding protein: MRIHRITLRNYRGTTERALEFFDGVTVIEGRNEVGKSTLVEALRHLRIHKATTLRKEVRDTQPVGRDVGPEVEVELSTGEYRLTYYKQWLRGKRTELNITAPNPERLSGDDAHERFLQVVAETTDEGLFEALEVLQGNSLGQASLARLPALRRALDGAGPSTGEYDALLEAVEKEYLRYFTQTGKPTGDLARGQKELEALAEEVRALEKVSREIDSLTERHGEAVAARDAKGKRLEQAREQEAELVESSRALDELRQRADRAAKQIAEATAARETAERLARDREDAKALMGELDATLAETLTGVEQARQRASHAQDTLVARAEEARNAEEEEGALRAQVREIDNRIRQARDVAELEALKERLERLAEAERRLHDAVAVLNANTVDEDACRMLEKVEVTARIARETWETRAARVAIEVADKTLLDGETLEPGTHGPIPVKAPVVVEVPGYMRITVSPGDGTDDVGRRAREAEDALTEALVSHGIPDVAAAWAMAEEHNQARKEREAANETIRLILGDENEAELRARVEALDESVGDLAAGELAGVEEERSGIAAAVEAAAVRTAGARVALESARATQQQAREDLIREEAELRHLEARGDDASTRLEAARADTPDEKIGEAVTEATAALEKCVIEKDAVDKELEFADAAGLDSRLGNARAVVTRLTKESGDLDEELTKLSTLLDDRLAGGTYDRLSEARARLEQAEARQASRQRAADAVSLLRKTLNRHRAEAQLRYVAPFRERIEALGRLVFGPDLAVEVTPELNIASRTLAGETVPFQSLSSGAREQLSLLGRLACAQLVQPGEGVPLIIDDALGFADPDRLTRLGAVLNRVGGSVQTIILTCQPERFDQIGDAHVIRL, encoded by the coding sequence ATGAGGATTCACCGGATCACCCTGCGCAACTACCGCGGCACCACGGAACGCGCCCTGGAGTTCTTCGACGGGGTCACCGTGATCGAGGGTCGAAACGAAGTGGGAAAGTCCACCCTCGTCGAAGCGCTGCGACACCTTCGCATCCACAAGGCCACCACGCTCCGGAAGGAGGTGCGTGACACCCAGCCGGTGGGGCGGGATGTCGGCCCCGAGGTGGAGGTGGAGCTTAGCACCGGTGAATACCGCCTCACCTACTACAAGCAGTGGCTCAGAGGGAAGAGGACCGAGCTGAACATCACGGCCCCGAACCCCGAGAGGCTGAGCGGGGATGATGCGCACGAGCGCTTCCTCCAGGTCGTCGCGGAGACCACGGATGAGGGGCTTTTCGAGGCTTTAGAGGTGCTGCAGGGCAACTCCTTGGGACAGGCCAGCCTGGCCCGGCTGCCCGCGCTCCGCAGGGCACTGGACGGCGCCGGCCCCTCGACCGGGGAATACGATGCCCTCCTGGAGGCCGTCGAGAAGGAATACCTGCGGTACTTCACGCAGACGGGAAAACCGACCGGGGATCTGGCCCGTGGGCAGAAGGAATTGGAGGCCCTGGCCGAAGAGGTGCGCGCCCTTGAGAAGGTGAGTCGGGAGATCGACTCCTTGACCGAGAGGCACGGAGAGGCCGTTGCCGCCCGCGACGCCAAGGGAAAACGCCTTGAACAGGCGCGGGAACAGGAGGCGGAACTTGTCGAGTCGAGCAGGGCCCTTGACGAACTCCGCCAGCGCGCGGATCGGGCAGCCAAACAGATCGCGGAGGCCACCGCGGCCAGGGAAACCGCGGAGCGGCTGGCCCGTGACCGGGAGGACGCCAAGGCGCTGATGGGAGAACTCGACGCCACTTTGGCGGAGACCTTGACTGGGGTCGAGCAGGCACGACAACGTGCGAGTCACGCCCAGGACACCCTGGTGGCCCGCGCCGAGGAGGCCCGGAACGCGGAGGAGGAGGAAGGAGCCCTCCGGGCCCAAGTGCGTGAGATCGACAACCGTATTCGGCAGGCCCGTGACGTGGCGGAGCTCGAGGCTCTGAAGGAGCGACTGGAACGCCTCGCAGAAGCAGAACGGCGGCTGCATGATGCGGTGGCGGTGCTGAACGCCAACACCGTCGACGAGGATGCCTGCCGCATGTTGGAGAAAGTCGAGGTCACCGCGCGGATCGCCCGGGAGACCTGGGAGACCAGGGCTGCCCGGGTCGCCATCGAGGTGGCGGACAAGACCCTCCTGGACGGAGAAACCCTCGAACCCGGAACCCACGGTCCGATCCCGGTCAAGGCCCCGGTCGTCGTCGAGGTCCCCGGCTACATGAGGATCACGGTTTCTCCCGGTGACGGGACCGACGACGTGGGACGCAGGGCCCGCGAGGCTGAGGACGCTCTGACCGAGGCGTTGGTCAGCCACGGCATCCCGGATGTCGCCGCGGCCTGGGCAATGGCGGAGGAACACAACCAGGCCCGGAAGGAACGGGAAGCCGCCAACGAGACCATTCGGCTGATCCTCGGGGACGAGAACGAAGCCGAGCTGCGGGCCCGTGTCGAGGCGCTGGACGAATCCGTGGGGGACCTGGCCGCTGGGGAACTGGCGGGTGTGGAGGAGGAACGCTCCGGGATCGCCGCGGCCGTCGAGGCGGCCGCGGTCCGGACCGCGGGCGCGCGCGTGGCGCTGGAATCCGCACGGGCCACCCAGCAGCAGGCGCGGGAGGACCTGATCCGCGAGGAGGCCGAGCTGCGCCACCTCGAGGCCCGCGGGGATGACGCCTCGACCAGGCTCGAGGCAGCTCGGGCCGATACCCCGGACGAAAAGATAGGGGAGGCCGTGACCGAGGCCACCGCCGCCCTCGAGAAGTGCGTCATCGAAAAGGACGCCGTGGACAAGGAACTGGAGTTCGCTGATGCAGCCGGCCTGGATTCCCGCCTCGGGAATGCCCGCGCGGTGGTGACCCGGTTGACGAAGGAGAGCGGGGACCTGGATGAGGAACTGACCAAGCTCTCCACGCTGCTCGACGACCGGCTCGCCGGGGGTACCTACGACAGGCTGTCCGAGGCCCGTGCCCGGCTGGAACAGGCGGAGGCGCGTCAGGCCTCCCGGCAGCGCGCGGCTGATGCGGTGAGCCTGCTCAGAAAGACGCTGAACCGTCACCGTGCCGAGGCTCAGTTGCGCTACGTCGCCCCGTTCCGGGAACGCATCGAGGCCCTGGGGCGGCTCGTCTTCGGTCCGGATTTGGCGGTCGAGGTGACACCGGAACTGAACATCGCCTCCCGCACCCTGGCCGGCGAGACGGTGCCCTTCCAGTCGTTGTCCAGTGGGGCCCGCGAGCAGCTCTCCCTGCTCGGCCGGTTGGCCTGCGCGCAGCTCGTCCAACCCGGTGAGGGAGTGCCCCTGATCATCGATGACGCCCTCGGGTTCGCCGATCCTGATCGCCTGACGCGTCTGGGAGCGGTCCTCAACCGTGTCGGGGGCAGCGTCCAGACGATCATCCTCACCTGCCAGCCAGAACGTTTTGACCAGATCGGAGACGCACACGTGATACGCCTCTGA
- a CDS encoding L,D-transpeptidase family protein: MDNLTSMTRKPTEEEMNNALKPGPALMAKGDKGDNVKDPQARLKQIGWYAPDVNGEYDDATVESVKGFQGKRQLPVTGEVDQRTLDRLNSMTRKPSSNELDNVKPTQKPEENGMTLDDRCLQGRVLCISKAQRKLAWVIDGQVQVTLAVRFGSDETPTRNGVFSVGWKSRDHVSTIYHTPMPYAMFFSGGQAVHYSADFAQNGYNGASHGCVNVRDKGAIASLFDQVSAGDKVVVYAD, encoded by the coding sequence ATGGACAACCTGACCTCGATGACCCGGAAACCCACCGAGGAGGAGATGAACAACGCTCTGAAGCCCGGCCCAGCCTTGATGGCGAAAGGTGACAAGGGGGACAACGTCAAGGATCCCCAGGCCCGGCTGAAACAGATCGGTTGGTATGCTCCGGACGTCAACGGTGAATATGACGATGCCACGGTCGAGTCCGTGAAGGGTTTTCAGGGCAAACGACAGCTTCCTGTAACAGGCGAGGTGGATCAGCGCACGCTGGATCGGCTCAATTCCATGACCCGCAAACCTAGCTCAAACGAGCTGGACAACGTCAAACCCACTCAGAAACCTGAGGAAAACGGGATGACGCTTGATGACCGCTGCCTCCAAGGGCGGGTGCTGTGTATCTCCAAGGCGCAGCGAAAGCTTGCTTGGGTGATCGATGGCCAGGTCCAGGTGACGCTCGCTGTGCGGTTCGGCTCGGACGAGACCCCCACTCGTAACGGGGTCTTCTCTGTCGGTTGGAAGTCTCGTGACCACGTCTCGACGATTTACCACACTCCCATGCCCTATGCCATGTTCTTCTCGGGAGGGCAGGCCGTTCACTACTCCGCTGACTTCGCCCAGAACGGCTACAACGGTGCATCCCACGGTTGTGTCAACGTGCGTGACAAGGGTGCCATCGCTTCTCTGTTCGACCAAGTGAGTGCTGGGGATAAGGTCGTGGTTTACGCGGACTGA